TGAATGGCGTTGGGCGCTTGATTTAGCACTTCGGCCGCTTCACGTAATTTAGTCGATGCTTCTAACTCACCCGTCGCATGTATCACCTTGGCTCGACGAGAACGTTCCGCCTCGGCTTGTTTAGCAAGAGCACGCACCATACTGTCATCAAGGTCGACATGCTTAATCTCGACATTGGCAATCTTGATCCCCCAGTTATCGGTGTGTTGGTCCAGTATCGCTTGTAAATCTCTATTGAGCTCTTCACGCTCAGACAGCAGCTCATCCAACTCATGCTGACCGAGCACCGAACGCAGCGTTGTTTGTGAAAGTTGGCTAGTCGCTTCAAGGTAATTCTCAACGTTGTTGATCGCCATCTTCGGATCCAGCACTCGGAAGTACACCACGGCATTCACCTTAACCGACACGTTATCGCGTGTGATCAAATCTTGTGTTGGAACATCCAAAACGATAGTTCGTAGATCCACTCGCACAATTTGTTGGATAAAAGGAATGATGATAATCAACCCCGGTCCTTTGACGCCGTAAAAGCGCCCGAGGAAGAACACCACTGCACGCTCGTATTCACGCAGCACTCTGAACATGCTGGCTATCAACAAGATAACGAGCACGATGACAATACCTATAGTGTGTATAAACATAACCGCCCCCTAATGGTAACGATGGATAAGCAATTAATAATTCAATAACGTTTGTACTAGCATTCCACGCTAACAGTCCGCGCTAGCTAGATTTCGATGATGTATCATCGGGCAGCGCCTCCACATCCAACAACAACCCAGTCAGTTTGGTCACTCTAATAAGCTGCCCCGCTTGCAATTCACTCGCGCATTTGGCTTGCCAGATCTCACCTTCAACCAATACTCGACCCGCACCGGGGAAGCCGCTTACCACTTTCCCAGTGTCGCCGACAACCGCTTCCATCCCCGTAGTCACCGGCTTGTTTCTCACTCGAACTAACATGGATATAGTGACGACGATAAAGGCGACAGAGAACAAACTGATCCCGATAATTAGTGGCAATGCGATTTGATAACCCGGCACCTCAGTATCCATCAGCATGACCGAGCCCAATGTGAATGCGGCGACGCCACCCAAACCGAAGATACCAAAGCTCGGGCTAAAGGCCTCAGCCACCATTAAGGCAATTCCAAGCAGAATCAACGCAAGGCCTGCGTAACTCACCGGCAGCATTTGTAAGGAGTACATTGCCAATAACAGACAGATACCGCCCAATACACCCGGTAAGCCGACGCCAGGGTTATAGAACTCAAGCAACAAACCATAGATACCGATTAGCATCAGAATGTAAGCAACATTTGGATTAGTGATCACCGAAAGCAGACTAAAGCGCCAGTCTTGTTCTCGCTCGACAAAAGCCACATCACTCAGTTGAACTTCCTGACTGACACCGTTGATGGTGATGACGCGTCCGTTGCTCAGTTCAACCAATTGCTGAAGGTCGCTGGCAATAAAATCAATCACGTTAAGCGAGAGTGCATTCTTAGAATCCAAACTTGCGGCCTCTCGCACCGCTTTTTCTGCCCATTCTTCATTACGGTTGTGTAACTTGGCCAAACTGACAATGTAAGCCGCTGCATCATTGATGACTTTCTTCTCCATCGCAGTGGTGGCTTTTACTTGGTCTGAGTTCTCTTGTTTCGTTGCGTCTTGCTCACTCGCAGAAGTGCTGTCGTCTTTATTGGTATCGTCTTGAGGCGACAAAGGATTAGTCGGCGCTTTGCCACCGCCAAGAGACACAGGAGTTGCTGCACCTAGATTAGTTCCGGGCGCCATAGAAGCGATGTGGCTAGCGAGTAGAATATAGGTTCCGGCGCTCGCTGCTCGTGAACCCGCAGGCCCAACCCAAGTAGCGACTGGGATCGGTGAGGTGGTGATGGATCGAATAATATCACGCATCGACGAATCTAACCCGCCAGGCGTGTTCATTTTCAAAATGATGAGTTTTGCTTGCTCGTCGTGAGCTTGTTCTATTTCTCTAGTGAGGTAATCACTGGTCGCCGGACCTATCCCTCCGTTCACCTCAATCACCCAGACATCATCGGCCTGAGCGAACACAGAGCTGAACAACAGAAGAAACGCAAACAAGTACTTTAATATAAAAGTCATAGCCCCTCTCCTTACAACTGAGATGCTAGATAGACGTTTTATTTAAAGCGCAGAGGTAACATCTTGGTAATAGATAGATACCTTAAGCATAGTTCAGGCTAAATTTCCCACAACAAGCTTTATCATTTTCAGCCAGATTAATCTGTATAGAAAAAACGCAAAGATATGGATTAAATGTTAACAAAAGTAAGCAAGCGACGCGAAGCACAATCTATTCACAAAGCGATCAATAAAAACACTTTTATAAATCCTACAAATAACCGAACAACGAAAAACCAAAGCAAACGTTTGCCTTGGTGTAAAAAAACATCTAATAGCGATTCACCTGCTGTTTTTAAGAGACTTTCACCTCTGCTCATATTGATAAATGTAAAGGATACGTGTAAAACTCTTCGCGAAATATTTATCCAATGGCGCATCGTTCATTGGTGAGTAATTCTGGGATTTTTATATTTAGTAGCACAGAGGTTATGGAAGTGTTAAAAGAAAAGAGTTTACTAAGCAATATTGGCATTCAAGTCGTTATTGCAATGATCATCGGTACCGCAGTCGGCGCGATGATGGGTGACAGCGCAACAATGTTCGCTCCACTGGGTGCTATCTTCATCAATTTGATCAAGATGCTGGTTATTCCTCTAGTCGCAGTTGCCCTAATTTCAGGTGCTGCTGGTCTAGGTAATAGTTCATCGGCTGGTAAAGTCGGTGTAACAACACTGGGTTACTTTGCACTAACGTCTGCACTTGCTGTAGCACTCGCGCTTGTAATGGGTGAAGTGTTCGAACCGGGTCGTGGTATCGATGTGTCTGGCGTTGAGGGAATGTTCTCTTCAGAATACGCTGCGAAAGGCGAACTTCCAACGTTCTGGGCAACCATCACTGGCATGATCCCTACCAACGTTTTCCAATCACTGAATGAAGCAAACATTCTGCAAATTCTCGTTTTCTGCTTATTCTTTGGTATTGCGATTTCTAAACAAGCAAAAGAGAAACGTGACCCTATCATCAACGGTGTAAATGCTATCGTTGACGCTATGGTATGGATGATCAACAAAGTTATGATCATTGCACCACTTGGCGTATTCGGCCTAATGGCTGAAGCAGTAGGTACGTTTGGTTTTGGCGCGCTTATGGTCGTGTTCAAGCTGTTCATTGTTTACATCGCTGCGATTCTTATCTTCGGCTTTGTTGCTTACCCACTGATGATTCAAATCTTCACTAAGACTTCAGCTAAGAAGTTCCTAGTGGCAATGAAGAAGCCTCAAGCGGTTGCACTATCAACAGCATCTTCAATGGCGACACTACCAGTAACAATGGAAACGGTAGAGAAAGAACTTGGCGTTCGCAACTCTACGGCTTCATTCGTTCTGCCACTTGGTGCGACGATCAACATGTCTGGTAACGCAATTTACTACGGCCTAGTTGCTATCTTCTTCGCACAGCTGTTCAACATCGACCTATCTATGGGTGCTTACGTTGCTATCATCGTAACGTCTACGCTAGGCGCAGTTGGTCAAGCTGGTGTTCCAGGTCCTTCTTTCCTAGTGGTTGCGGTTCTTCTAGCAGCTGGTATCCCTATCGAAGGTCTACCTCTGCTGTTCGCTCTAGACCGTATCTTCGACATGATCCGTACTGCCCTTAACATCACTGGTGATGCAGCATGTGCGGTAATCGTTGATTCTCTAATCAAAGACGAAGTGAAAGAAGCTGAGCTAGAGAAACAACAAGCTTAAACTTCTTAGAAACCTAAAGACCAAAAAGCCACTCATTTGAGTTAACACTGATCATTTAAGCATTTTCCTGATCAGTTGAACGATCCTACAGATGGTTAACAATACCCTTAAGCACTTTTGTTTAAGGGTATTTTTTTATGCTGTCACACTGGTTAATCGATGTTGACGATTTTGCTAATCCAGAATCTCTTTCTTTGTTCCAAAAAGACCTTCCGCTAGATTGGATAAACCAAGCTTTATCTGAAACGAACAAAGCGAGCATGCGCCGTAGAAAGTTACCTGCCGAACTTGTTGTATGGTTAGTCGTTGGTATTGGTCTATATCGAGATAGACCGATTACTGATGTACTCGATAAACTCGACCTCAAATTGTCTAATTCATTGGGTGAAACAATTGCACCTAGTGCAATTCCTCAGGCAAGAAAACGCCTCACCGCTAAGCCTTTAAAGTCATTATTCTCAATCACAGCAAAGCACTGGACACAGTCGGAAGATGCGGGTGATAAATGGAATGGTTTGAGCCTATTTTCAATCGATGGCACACAGTTTAGAACTCACGACAATCCAAGCTTAGCTGAGCATTATCAATATGTTTACTACCGAAAAGACAGGCACACTGAATATCCAATCGTTCGAATGTGCGCACTCACATCACTACGGAGTCGACTTATTCATGATGTGGCTTTTGGGGAAAGTTCTAAAGGTGAAATCAGCTATGCAAAAGATTTAATTTCATCAGCAGTCCCGAATTCATTGACCATTTTTGACCGTTGCTACTTGAGCGCAGAACTTATGCTTAACTGGCAACAAGAGCATGGGACAAGTCACTGGATGACGCCAATAAAGTCGAATGTGAAATATGAAACCATCGAGCAACTCGATGATGATGGGCGAGATCTGATTGTAGAGATGAAAGTCTCTCCACAAGCTAGAAAGCAAGACCCGAGCCTCCCGGAAACGTGGAAAGCTAGGCTGGCTCTATACCCCGATGATGGTGAACAACAACCCAATCATATACAAGGGCTGCTGACTTCTCTAACAGATAGAAAATACAGTTTAAAATCATTATTAGATGTGTACTTCGAAAGGTGGGAAATCGAGAATAGTTATGGCGAGATTAAGCATGACATGCTTGACGATGAAATTCTGCTCCGCAGTCAATCTGTAGAGGGTGTAGAGCAAGAGATATGGGGTATCCTTATCGCGTATAACTTAATCCGCCTGGAGATTAGCCGAATAGCAAAAGAGGCTGAAGTCTCACCACTTAGGATAAGCTTTACGATGGCACTTCGAGATATTCAAGATGAGCTAATGTGGTGTGCTATCGCCTCCCCAGGTTCGGTTCCCAAAAAGCTGCGAGCTATGAGAGAGCGAGTGAAACGTTATATTTTGCCCGAAAAACAAAAACGGCCCAAAGATAGGACCGTTCGTTTTAGTAAGACTCGCTACACTGTGCGATCTAAACACCTTAAATGATAGGTGTTGACTCATTTGAGTGGCTTTTTTACTTTCAAACGTTGATATTTGTTTACTCTAAATTAAGCGTCTTCAGAAACGTTAATTTTAAATCTCAGGACTTTCAAACTTGAATCGAGGTCGACATCGACAAACTCAGGTGGATTATCTAAACGCTCAATAAACTCAACACTTGGTGCTTCTTCTGCCATCGTCTCAATCAAGAAGTTTGGTGACACTGCTGGTGAGTTAACACAAGCAATCACTTCACCACCTTCGGTTAGAAGCTCAGGCAAACGACGTAAGATCTTTTTGTAGTCTTTAGTCAGTGCAAAGCTGCCTTTTTGAAACGAAGGCGGATCGATAATAACCAGCTCGTATGGGCCACCCTTCTTGATTTTTCCCCACGACTTAAAGATGTCGTAGCCAAGGAAGTTCACCGAGCGCATGTCATGCTCATTCAAGCGGTGGTTATCACGGCCTTTATTCAGTGATCCGCGTGACATGTCTACGTTCATGCATTGTCGAGCGCCACCCGCAATCGCCGCGACAGAGAAGCCACAAGTGTATGCGAACAAGTTAAGAACGTTCTTATCCTTAGCATTATCTTGTACCCACTGACGACCATTACGCATGTCTAGGAACAGACCGAAGTTCTGATTACGGCCAATGTCTAGTTGGTACTTAAGCCCATGTTCAACCACGACTGGTGAGTCGTTCAATTCACCCCACAACACTTCAGAGGGCGCGCCATCAGCATAACGGTGTTGCAGCACAATGCTTGTGCCCTGTTTTGCTTGCCAGATATCTTTCGTGGTCAGGTTAACCAATCCAGCTTTAAGAGATGATAAGAACGCTTGGTCCACTTCTTTAAACACGTTAA
Above is a window of Vibrio atlanticus DNA encoding:
- a CDS encoding slipin family protein, translated to MFIHTIGIVIVLVILLIASMFRVLREYERAVVFFLGRFYGVKGPGLIIIIPFIQQIVRVDLRTIVLDVPTQDLITRDNVSVKVNAVVYFRVLDPKMAINNVENYLEATSQLSQTTLRSVLGQHELDELLSEREELNRDLQAILDQHTDNWGIKIANVEIKHVDLDDSMVRALAKQAEAERSRRAKVIHATGELEASTKLREAAEVLNQAPNAIQLRYMQTLTEVANERTSTIIFPMPIDLVEKITDPIKATLNEAAIKKAMKADE
- a CDS encoding NfeD family protein, with the translated sequence MTFILKYLFAFLLLFSSVFAQADDVWVIEVNGGIGPATSDYLTREIEQAHDEQAKLIILKMNTPGGLDSSMRDIIRSITTSPIPVATWVGPAGSRAASAGTYILLASHIASMAPGTNLGAATPVSLGGGKAPTNPLSPQDDTNKDDSTSASEQDATKQENSDQVKATTAMEKKVINDAAAYIVSLAKLHNRNEEWAEKAVREAASLDSKNALSLNVIDFIASDLQQLVELSNGRVITINGVSQEVQLSDVAFVEREQDWRFSLLSVITNPNVAYILMLIGIYGLLLEFYNPGVGLPGVLGGICLLLAMYSLQMLPVSYAGLALILLGIALMVAEAFSPSFGIFGLGGVAAFTLGSVMLMDTEVPGYQIALPLIIGISLFSVAFIVVTISMLVRVRNKPVTTGMEAVVGDTGKVVSGFPGAGRVLVEGEIWQAKCASELQAGQLIRVTKLTGLLLDVEALPDDTSSKSS
- a CDS encoding dicarboxylate/amino acid:cation symporter, which encodes MAHRSLVSNSGIFIFSSTEVMEVLKEKSLLSNIGIQVVIAMIIGTAVGAMMGDSATMFAPLGAIFINLIKMLVIPLVAVALISGAAGLGNSSSAGKVGVTTLGYFALTSALAVALALVMGEVFEPGRGIDVSGVEGMFSSEYAAKGELPTFWATITGMIPTNVFQSLNEANILQILVFCLFFGIAISKQAKEKRDPIINGVNAIVDAMVWMINKVMIIAPLGVFGLMAEAVGTFGFGALMVVFKLFIVYIAAILIFGFVAYPLMIQIFTKTSAKKFLVAMKKPQAVALSTASSMATLPVTMETVEKELGVRNSTASFVLPLGATINMSGNAIYYGLVAIFFAQLFNIDLSMGAYVAIIVTSTLGAVGQAGVPGPSFLVVAVLLAAGIPIEGLPLLFALDRIFDMIRTALNITGDAACAVIVDSLIKDEVKEAELEKQQA
- a CDS encoding IS4 family transposase, whose amino-acid sequence is MLSHWLIDVDDFANPESLSLFQKDLPLDWINQALSETNKASMRRRKLPAELVVWLVVGIGLYRDRPITDVLDKLDLKLSNSLGETIAPSAIPQARKRLTAKPLKSLFSITAKHWTQSEDAGDKWNGLSLFSIDGTQFRTHDNPSLAEHYQYVYYRKDRHTEYPIVRMCALTSLRSRLIHDVAFGESSKGEISYAKDLISSAVPNSLTIFDRCYLSAELMLNWQQEHGTSHWMTPIKSNVKYETIEQLDDDGRDLIVEMKVSPQARKQDPSLPETWKARLALYPDDGEQQPNHIQGLLTSLTDRKYSLKSLLDVYFERWEIENSYGEIKHDMLDDEILLRSQSVEGVEQEIWGILIAYNLIRLEISRIAKEAEVSPLRISFTMALRDIQDELMWCAIASPGSVPKKLRAMRERVKRYILPEKQKRPKDRTVRFSKTRYTVRSKHLK
- a CDS encoding class I SAM-dependent methyltransferase; its protein translation is MEASALPLFFSHIEQQLNEVPNELRRIFHGRGKFWPGLDQLTCDWVDGQLLVNVFKEVDQAFLSSLKAGLVNLTTKDIWQAKQGTSIVLQHRYADGAPSEVLWGELNDSPVVVEHGLKYQLDIGRNQNFGLFLDMRNGRQWVQDNAKDKNVLNLFAYTCGFSVAAIAGGARQCMNVDMSRGSLNKGRDNHRLNEHDMRSVNFLGYDIFKSWGKIKKGGPYELVIIDPPSFQKGSFALTKDYKKILRRLPELLTEGGEVIACVNSPAVSPNFLIETMAEEAPSVEFIERLDNPPEFVDVDLDSSLKVLRFKINVSEDA